The DNA sequence GAGCACCTTGCCCTTGCGGAGCCTGCGGGCTCTGACCTGGACGTCGTCGGAGTTGGCGACGATGCCCCGAACCAGGTGCTCTAGCGCCTCTTCCAGCACGTCAGGCCTCGCCCTCGGGCTCCGTGGTGGTGTCTTCGCCGGTGTTCTCGGTCTTCTCGGCCTTCTTCTCCGAGCCGGAGGACTTCCTGGACTTGCCACCGCCCTTGGCGGTGGATTCGTTGTCCGGCAGGACGAGCTCCTTGAGCACGTTCTGGAAGGCGGCCTCCTCGGCCTCCTTGTCGCGCGGCTCGGCGACCTTCAGCGGAGCCGGCTCGGGCAGCCCCTTGAAGCGCTGCCAGTCACCGGTCAGCTTCAGCAGGTTCTTGACCGGGACGGTGGGCTGCGCCCCCACAGACAGCCAGTGCTGCGCCCGCTCCGAGTCCAGCTTGATGAAGCTCGGCTCTTCCTTCGGGTGGTAGGTCCCGATCTCCTCGATGGACTGGCCATCGCGCTTGGTGCGGGCGTCGGCGACGACGATGCGGTACTGCGGCGTACGGATCTTCCCCATACGCTTGAGCTTGATCTTGACAGCCACGGGTGTGGTATCTCCCAGTTGCGATGCGATTGCCCGGGATCACCCGCCGCGTGGGGATGCGGCGGCGTCACCAGGCGGGGACGTTAGGTGCCCGGGCTAGTTAGAGGGCCGGCCCATCACACCGTTAGTCAACCACCTATTGTGCCAGATCCCGGAGGACGCAACGCGCAATCCGGAGGTCCTCGGCAGGTCGGGAGCCGGTGAGAGCCGTCTCACCTCGGCGGGAGGCCGATCCCGCCGAGCGCGCGTACCGCGTATACACCACCGGACGCCCTAGCGGCGCGCGGCGCGTGTCGACGCCGGCTACTGCTTGGGCAGCTTGAAGTTCGACAGGTCGGGCATCGAGCCGCCCCCCAGCCCTGGAGGCAGCTGCTGGCCGCCGCCCAGCCCGGGCGGAAGCTGCTGCTGGTCCCCGCCGTCCTCGCGGCGCCGCTGGCGTTCGGCTTCGCGCTCGGCCTCCTGCTGCTTGGCCTTGAGCGGGTTGCCGCTGCGCTGCTTGCCCTTCTTGCCGGCCTTCTTCGCCTGCGCCTTGGCCTTCTTGCGGTTTCCGCCGCCCCCGCCACCGGGCATCCCCGGCATTCCGGGCATGCCGCTGTTCTTCATCTGGCGCATCATCTTCTGCGCCTCGAAGAACCGGGTGACCAGGCCGTTGACGTCGCTGACCTCGGTGCCCGAACCGTTGGCGATGCGCAGCCGTCGGGACCCGTTGATGATCTTGGGGTTGCCGCGCTCGGCCGGTGTCATCGAGCGGATGATGGCCGTGATGCGGTCGAGGTCCGTCT is a window from the Streptomonospora litoralis genome containing:
- the rpsP gene encoding 30S ribosomal protein S16, yielding MAVKIKLKRMGKIRTPQYRIVVADARTKRDGQSIEEIGTYHPKEEPSFIKLDSERAQHWLSVGAQPTVPVKNLLKLTGDWQRFKGLPEPAPLKVAEPRDKEAEEAAFQNVLKELVLPDNESTAKGGGKSRKSSGSEKKAEKTENTGEDTTTEPEGEA